A window of Saccopteryx leptura isolate mSacLep1 chromosome 5, mSacLep1_pri_phased_curated, whole genome shotgun sequence contains these coding sequences:
- the HTR5A gene encoding 5-hydroxytryptamine receptor 5A, giving the protein MNFSENLTYPNLSLNTPSPLETTLIPGAEDQHTGMPKHTIFGVSVLTFLGLLLAATFAGNLLVLTTIARVRTFHRVPHNLVASMAISDVLVATLVMPLSLVHEVAGRHWRLGRRLCQLWISSDVLCCTASIWNVTAIALDRYWSITRHMEYTLATRRRVSNVMIVLTWVLSAAISLAPLPFSWGESYSEAKEQCHVSRDPSYVVFSTVGAFYLPLCVVLFVYWRIYQAAKVRLAFRKKLNSVQPARAARAARAARALRAAQEVAEDDSPIAGPRTVFTVRTGNISFANMQAERNHWREHKEQRAALMVGILIGVFAVCWVPFFTTELIGPLCSSCEIPDLWKSIFLWLGYSNSLFNPLVYTAFNKTYNTAFRNLLFRKI; this is encoded by the exons ATGAATTTCTCTGAGAATCTCACCTACCCCAACCTCTCCCTCAACACCCCTTCCCCTTTGGAGACCACCCTCATCCCGGGTGCAGAAGACCAGCACACCGGCATGCCCAAACACACCATCTTTGGCGTCAGCGTCCTGACCTTCCTGGGCTTGCTGCTGGCTGCGACGTTCGCCGGGAACCTGCTGGTGCTGACCACCATCGCTCGCGTGCGCACCTTCCACCGCGTCCCGCACAACCTGGTGGCGTCCATGGCCATCTCGGATGTGCTGGTGGCCACGCTGGTCATGCCCCTGAGCCTGGTACACGAGGTGGCCGGCCGCCACTGGCGCCTGGGCCGGCGGCTGTGCCAGCTCTGGATCTCCAGCGACGTCCTATGCTGCACCGCCAGCATCTGGAACGTCACCGCCATCGCGCTGGACCGCTATTGGTCCATCACACGCCACATGGAGTACACGCTTGCCACACGCAGGCGCGTCTCCAACGTCATGATCGTGCTCACGTGGGTGCTCTCGGCGGCCATCTCGCTGGCCCCTCTCCCCTTCAGCTGGGGGGAGAGCTACtcggaggccaaggagcaatgCCACGTGAGCCGTGACCCCTCCTACGTGGTGTTCTCCACCGTGGGCGCCTTCTACCTGCCCCTCTGCGTGGTGCTGTTCGTCTACTGGAGGATCTACCAGGCAGCCAAGGTCCGACTGGCCTTCCGGAAGAAGCTCAACAGCGTCCAGCCAGCCCGTGCCGCCCGTGCCGCCCGCGCGGCCCGCGCGCTCCGTGCCGCGCAGGAAGTCGCGGAG GATGACTCCCCCATCGCCGGGCCCCGCACTGTGTTCACAGTCCGCACCGGCAACATCTCCTTCGCCAACATGCAGGCGGAAAGAAACCACTGGAGGGAGCACAAGGAGCAGAGGGCTGCCCTGATGGTGGGCATCCTGATCGGGGTCTTCGCTGTCTGCTGGGTCCCCTTCTTCACCACCGAGCTCATCGGGCCGCTCTGCTCCTCCTGCGAGATCCCCGACCTGTGGAAGAGCATCTTCCTGTGGCTCGGCTACTCCAACTCGCTCTTCAACCCCCTGGTCTACACGGCCTTCAACAAGACCTACAACACCGCCTTCCGGAACCTCCTCTTCAGGAAGATCTAA